In Sphaeramia orbicularis chromosome 7, fSphaOr1.1, whole genome shotgun sequence, one genomic interval encodes:
- the lamtor5 gene encoding ragulator complex protein LAMTOR5 — translation MMESTLEQHLDDTMKNPAVVGVLCTDQQGHNLGCRGSLSDEHGGVVSVLAKQAAALTRDPTDTPTVCLESESGNILVRSHGTITVAVHKIAS, via the exons ATGATGGAGTCGACCCTCGAGCAGCATCTTGATGATAC CATGAAGAATCCAGCTGTGGTCGGTGTGTTGTGTACGGACCAACAAGGACACAATCTGGGGT GCCGTGGCTCCCTGTCTGATGAACATGGAGGTGTTGTGTCAGTTCTAGCCAAACAAGCTGCAGCTCTTACCAGAGACCCGACAGATACTCCGACTGTGTGCCTGGAGTCTGAGTCTGG AAACATTCTGGTGAGGAGTCACGGGACCATCACAGTAGCAGTTCACAAAATTGCATCTTGA
- the prok1 gene encoding prokineticin-1 produces MGFRAVLLSVLLVSLDWSRGAVITGACDRDVQCGLGLCCAVSLWLRGLRMCVPRGVEGDECHPFSHKVPYPGKRQHHTCPCLPHLVCTRYADSKYRCTDDFKNIDF; encoded by the exons ATGGGCTTCAGGGCGGTGCTGCTGTCCGTCCTCCTGGTGTCCCTGGACTGGTCTAGAGGAGCCGTCATCACAGGG GCCTGTGACAGAGACGTGCAGTGTGGGTTGGGTCTGTGCTGTGCTGTCAGTCTATGGCTCCGAGGTCTGAGGATGTGCGTGCCAAGAGGAGTGGAAGGGGATGAATGCCACCCCTTTAGTCATAAG GTGCCCTATCCGGGGAAAAGGCAACATCACACCTGCCCCTGTCTTCCTCACTTGGTGTGTACCAGATATGCCGACAGCAAGTATCGATGCACTGATGACTTCAAAAACATAGACTTTTAA
- the LOC115422706 gene encoding pepsin A-like, whose translation MKWLVVLSALVAFSECLHKIPLIKGKTAREALMEKGLWEEYRKKYPYNPMAKFYQTGTEQMTNDADLSYYGVISIGSPPQSFSVVFDTGSSNLWVPSVYCSSQACNNHRKFNPQQSSTFHWGNQPLSIQYGTGSMTGYLASDTVEVGGISVANQVFGLSQTEAPFMTHMQPDGILGLAFQSIASDNVVPVFDNMVKQNLVQQPLFSVYLSSNNAQGSELVLGGIDGNHYTGQITWIPLSSATYWQIKMDSVTINGKTVACAGGCQAIIDTGTSLIVGPNNDINNINAWVGASTNQYGESTVNCQNIQNMPDVTFNLNGHSFTVPASAYVSQSYYGCNTGFGQGGSDQLWILGDVFIREFYAIFDTQSQYIGLAKSV comes from the exons ATGAAGTGGCTCGTTGTGCTGTCAGCTCTCGTGGCTTTCTCCGAATGCCTCCATAA GATTCCCCTGATTAAGGGGAAGACTGCCAGGGAAGCCCTGATGGAGAAGGGTCTCTGGGAGGAGTACAGGAAGAAGTATCCATACAACCCAATGGCCAAGTTCTACCAGACTGGAACTGAGCAAATGACCAACGACGCTGAC CTGTCCTACTACGGTGTGATCTCCATCGGTTCTCCCCCTCAGTCCTTCAGCGTCGTCTTTGACACCGGCTCCTCCAACCTGTGGGTCCCTTCAGTCTACTGCTCCAGCCAGGCCTGCA ACAACCACAGGAAATTCAACCCACAGCAGTCCTCCACCTTCCACTGGGGCAACCAGCCCCTGTCTATCCAGTACGGCACTGGGAGTATGACTGGGTATCTGGCTAGTGACACGGTTGAG GTGGGCGGCATTTCTGTGGCCAACCAGGTGTTTGGACTCAGCCAAACAGAGGCTCCCTTCATGACTCACATGCAGCCTGATGGCATCCTGGGCTTGGCCTTCCAGTCCATCGCCTCTGACAATGTTGTGCCTGTCTTTGACAACATGGTCAAGCAAAATCTGGTGCAGCAGCCCCTGTTCTCCGTCTACCTGAGCAG cAACAACGCACAGGGCAGTGAGTTGGTCCTTGGAGGAATTGATGGCAACCACTACACCGGGCAGATCACCTGGATCCCTCTGTCCTCTGCCACCTACTGGCAGATCAAAATGGACAG TGTGACCATTAATGGAAAGACCGTGGCTTGTGCTGGTGGCTGCCAGGCCATCATCGACACTGGCACCTCCCTGATCGTTGGACCAAACAATGACATCAATAACATTAATGCCTGGGTTGGAGCTTCAACCAACCAGTACGGAGAG TCCACAGTGAACTGCCAGAACATCCAGAACATGCCCGATGTCACCTTCAACCTCAATGGACACTCCTTCACTGTCCCTGCATCTGCCTACGTCTCCCAG AGCTACTATGGTTGCAACACTGGCTTCGGTCAGGGTGGCTCTGACCAGCTCTGGATCCTGGGAGATGTCTTCATCAGGGAGTTCTACGCCATCTTTGATACCCAGTCTCAGTACATTGGTCTGGCTAAGTCTGTGTAA
- the LOC115423059 gene encoding uncharacterized protein LOC115423059 produces MKFAFVFLLLIDTSHLKGLQRTQEFRDISLRLVYPSFYNNYNKSCCKLYPGRCFKLLDSAGYTCDFLKGRVTKTEDNGWIEFKISNVQIVDGGYYRCMVMGTQNHIYRDYYVEVSEVSDVSEDSGDYTQSQPPLITTTNAPNTTQTTPVPTGPVLAHDHSDSPRVPWSFGLPLATIVSFAAMISITSLVGVIFCCVKAKRKQSNKCEDTLCESLKQEVPELSGIIYTTVDFKAHQKPTELYENLRMHTTQEGEEAPESAWRTEHAGTVEYSTLAIHT; encoded by the exons ATGAAGTTTGCCTTTGTCTTTCTTCTTCTAATAG ACACCTCTCATTTAAAAGGTCTGCAGAGGACTCAGGAGTTCAGAGACATTTCACTGAGACTGGTCTACCCTTCATTTTATAATAATTACAACAAATCCTGTTGTAAACTCTATCCAGGAAGATGTTTCAAACTGCTGGACAGTGCAGGCTACACGTGTGATTTTCTAAAAGGTAGAGTTACCAAAACTGAGGACAACGGCTGGATTGAGTTCAAAATATCAAATGTGCAGATTGTGGATGGAGGGTATTACAGATGTATGGTGATGGGAACCCAAAACCACATCTACAGGGACTACTATGTGGAAGTCTCAGAGGTCTCAGATGTCTCAG aAGATTCAGGTGACTATACTCAGTCTCAGCCTCCACTAATAACAACCACAAATGCTCCCAACACAACCCAGACCACCCCAGTCCCCACTGGACCTGTTCTGGCCCACGACCACAGTGACAGTCCCAG AGTTCCCTGGAGTTTTGGGCTGCCTCTTGCTACCATTGTTTCTTTTGCAGCAATGATTTCCATCACTTCACTAGTTGGTGTCATTTTCTGCTGTGTGAAGGCAAAACGTAAACAGTCAA ACAAATGTGAAGACACACTGTGTGAGTCATTGAAACAGGAGGTCCCG GAACTGAGCGGTATAATCTACACCACAGTGGATTTCAAAGCTCACCAGAAACCCACAGAGCTGTACGAAAACCTGAGGATGCACACAACACAGGAGGGAGAGGAAGCCCCTGAGTCGGCCTGGAGAACAGAGCATGCTGGGACTGTGGAGTACTCCACACTGGCCAtccacacataa